A portion of the Nitratidesulfovibrio sp. SRB-5 genome contains these proteins:
- a CDS encoding benzoate/H(+) symporter BenE family transporter, whose amino-acid sequence MLRRILSESSLSALVAGLVAVIVSYAGPAALMFQAAEAAHLSQAQLSSWIWAISVASGVTGIGLSLRYRVPVITAWSTPGAALLAAGWTAYSYPEAIGAFIAVGVAITVFGVTGLFAAFMDRIPRAVVSAMLAGILFRFCVDVFTRMQAAPLLVAPMLLTWLAARRLAPRYAVLLPLLAGLLVAGLTGQLSFGAVSAAPAVPVFTMPHFTMGALLGLGVPLFVVAMAGQNATGLGVMRASGYNTPGSPLVTWTGVASTLLAPFGSHGVNLAAITAAICTGPEAHADPARRYWAGIFCGGFYVLVGTFGATLVGLFTALPQALVAVVSGLALLGAFLGGLTQATEDPVHRESAVITFLVTVSGVSLLGVGSSFWGLLAGLLAGAVLVGPQARLQAAITAHAGRASARK is encoded by the coding sequence ATGTTGAGGCGCATCCTGTCCGAATCGTCGCTCTCCGCCCTTGTGGCAGGCCTGGTGGCGGTCATCGTTTCCTATGCCGGGCCTGCCGCGCTGATGTTCCAGGCCGCTGAAGCCGCACATCTGAGCCAGGCCCAGCTGTCCAGCTGGATCTGGGCCATTTCCGTGGCCAGCGGCGTGACCGGCATCGGCCTCAGCCTGCGCTACCGGGTGCCGGTGATCACCGCGTGGTCCACCCCCGGCGCGGCCCTGCTGGCCGCCGGATGGACCGCCTACAGCTACCCGGAGGCCATCGGGGCGTTCATCGCCGTGGGGGTGGCCATCACCGTGTTCGGCGTGACCGGGCTGTTCGCCGCGTTCATGGACCGCATTCCAAGGGCGGTGGTGTCGGCCATGCTGGCGGGCATCCTGTTCCGGTTCTGCGTGGACGTGTTCACGCGCATGCAGGCAGCGCCGCTGCTGGTGGCGCCCATGCTGCTGACGTGGCTGGCGGCCCGCCGCCTGGCCCCCCGCTACGCCGTGCTGCTGCCGCTGCTGGCGGGGTTGCTGGTGGCGGGGCTGACCGGCCAGCTTTCGTTCGGCGCGGTAAGCGCCGCGCCCGCCGTGCCGGTGTTCACCATGCCCCACTTCACCATGGGGGCGTTGCTGGGCCTTGGCGTGCCGCTGTTCGTGGTGGCCATGGCCGGGCAGAACGCCACGGGGCTGGGGGTGATGCGGGCATCCGGGTACAACACGCCCGGCAGCCCGCTGGTGACGTGGACGGGCGTGGCATCCACCCTGCTGGCGCCGTTCGGCTCGCACGGGGTGAACCTGGCGGCCATCACCGCCGCCATCTGCACCGGGCCTGAAGCCCACGCGGACCCGGCGCGGCGCTACTGGGCGGGCATCTTCTGCGGCGGGTTCTACGTGCTGGTGGGCACCTTCGGGGCCACGCTGGTGGGGCTGTTCACGGCGCTGCCGCAGGCGCTGGTTGCCGTGGTGTCTGGCCTTGCCCTGCTGGGCGCGTTTCTGGGGGGGCTGACCCAGGCCACGGAAGACCCGGTGCACCGGGAAAGCGCCGTCATCACTTTTCTGGTCACCGTGTCCGGGGTGAGCCTGCTGGGCGTGGGCTCGTCGTTCTGGGGGCTGCTGGCGGGCCTGCTGGCCGGGGCGGTGCTGGTGGGGCCGCAGGCGCGGTTGCAGGCGGCCATCACAGCGCACGCGGGTCGGGCGTCGGCGCGCAAGTAA
- a CDS encoding HDOD domain-containing protein, with the protein MGFFTGGKPRPSAPSAAAPKAGAAPHPARPGPASGPERETDLAARPGAAAWADAELSRRFAQVDMSHPLLAELAGWARTRLLREGQPDTGRTARNPSGTSADGGTATARSAAPRTDAPSLAALLARRPALTTPPEVVQRLSALVTSDDATPDDVARIIQHDTYLTAAVLRIANSPLHAPLVPVETVQRAVMMLGMRQILSLVTAASLMRLMTPRDVSARRTFWRHAACAATAARALAVACGGAEPGRAFVAGMLHDIGHLLLMGNLPDLATQISRRARQEAMPIQAAERQLLGYDHCDIGHRLLDAWRLGDAVAEAAATHHGPDARDWSDLGLYVHLGDGIAVALGYHMPGDELLRQPARGALDRLKLAPAAFSSLVGHVLADTEAMEQALFGDAAA; encoded by the coding sequence ATGGGATTCTTCACCGGCGGAAAGCCCCGCCCATCCGCCCCTTCCGCGGCTGCCCCCAAGGCAGGGGCGGCGCCGCACCCGGCCCGGCCCGGCCCGGCATCCGGACCGGAGCGCGAGACGGATCTCGCCGCGCGCCCCGGCGCTGCCGCATGGGCGGACGCGGAACTGTCCCGGCGCTTCGCCCAGGTGGATATGTCCCATCCGCTTCTGGCCGAGCTGGCGGGCTGGGCACGCACACGCCTGCTGCGCGAAGGGCAGCCGGACACGGGCCGCACTGCCCGGAACCCTTCCGGAACATCCGCCGACGGCGGCACCGCCACGGCGCGTTCCGCCGCGCCTCGCACCGACGCTCCTTCCCTGGCCGCGCTGCTGGCCCGCCGTCCGGCCCTGACCACACCGCCGGAAGTGGTGCAGCGCCTGAGCGCGCTGGTGACGTCCGACGACGCCACCCCCGACGACGTGGCGCGCATCATCCAGCATGACACCTACCTGACCGCCGCCGTGCTGCGCATCGCCAACAGCCCGCTGCACGCCCCGCTGGTGCCGGTGGAGACGGTGCAGCGCGCCGTGATGATGCTGGGCATGCGCCAGATTCTCAGCCTCGTCACCGCCGCCTCGCTGATGCGCCTGATGACCCCGCGCGACGTGTCCGCCCGGCGCACCTTCTGGCGGCACGCGGCATGCGCGGCCACGGCGGCCCGCGCACTGGCCGTGGCCTGCGGTGGGGCCGAACCCGGACGGGCGTTCGTGGCGGGCATGCTGCACGACATCGGGCACCTGCTGCTGATGGGCAACCTGCCTGACCTGGCCACCCAGATTTCCCGCCGCGCCCGGCAGGAGGCCATGCCCATCCAGGCGGCGGAGCGCCAGTTGCTGGGCTACGACCACTGCGACATCGGACACCGTCTGCTGGATGCCTGGCGGCTGGGCGATGCCGTGGCCGAGGCGGCGGCAACCCACCACGGGCCGGATGCCCGCGACTGGAGCGACCTTGGCCTGTACGTGCACCTTGGCGACGGCATCGCCGTGGCCCTGGGCTATCACATGCCGGGCGACGAATTGCTGCGCCAGCCCGCGCGCGGGGCACTGGACCGCCTGAAGCTGGCCCCCGCGGCGTTCTCGTCGTTGGTGGGCCACGTTCTGGCCGACACCGAGGCCATGGAGCAGGCCCTTTTCGGCGATGCGGCGGCCTGA
- a CDS encoding long-chain fatty acid--CoA ligase, with protein sequence MELQTLTLRRVLERSAELYADQPALSQIGGAPVTFRELLEHATTVSALLAEQGVARGDRVAILSESMPNWGIAYFAITAMGAVAVPILPEFHADAVHHIIRHSEAKVVLVSERLFPKLEDGQFDTPPVLIQIENFHPVQQGATRDKLRELKERGLREFRRLRDKAMRFTHLAAEEPGEDDVAAMIYTSGTTGHSKGVVLTHRNIVWDADTVKTIVQLVPGDRMLSILPLSHTYECTLGLVLPVLNGAHVYYMDKPPTARALLPALAQVRPTAMLSVPLVIEKIFKSAVLPKFTDTWLKRRLYALPFVRRKLHAIAGKKLLQTFGGALRIFCIGGAAIAPDVERFLREAGFPYAIGYGLTETSPLVAGCGPADTRLTATGWPLTGVEVRIDAPDPATGEGEILVRGPNVMREYAKAPEITASVFTEDGWFRTGDLGKFDRDGYLYIKGRLKNVIVGPSGENIYPEEVEAIIQQSPYVLESLVFQLDGRLAARIHLDYARLDEEFGGLPATKARDKVAALLEELRNEVNTKVSTFARLHKVIEQTEPFEKTPTHKIKRYLYVEQ encoded by the coding sequence ATGGAGTTGCAGACGCTTACCCTCAGGCGGGTGCTGGAACGCAGCGCCGAACTGTACGCGGACCAGCCCGCGCTGTCGCAGATCGGCGGCGCGCCGGTAACCTTTCGTGAATTGCTCGAACACGCCACCACGGTGTCCGCACTGCTGGCGGAACAGGGCGTGGCGCGCGGCGACCGGGTGGCCATCCTGTCCGAAAGCATGCCCAACTGGGGCATCGCCTATTTCGCCATTACCGCCATGGGCGCCGTTGCCGTGCCCATCCTTCCGGAATTCCACGCGGATGCCGTGCATCACATCATCCGCCATTCGGAAGCCAAGGTGGTGCTCGTCTCCGAGCGGCTGTTCCCTAAGCTGGAGGACGGCCAGTTCGACACCCCGCCGGTGCTCATCCAGATCGAGAATTTCCACCCCGTGCAGCAGGGCGCCACGCGCGACAAGCTGCGCGAACTGAAGGAACGCGGTCTGCGCGAATTCCGCCGCCTGCGCGACAAGGCCATGCGCTTCACCCACCTGGCCGCAGAAGAGCCGGGCGAGGACGACGTGGCGGCCATGATCTACACCTCAGGCACCACCGGCCATTCCAAGGGCGTGGTGCTGACCCACCGCAACATCGTGTGGGACGCGGACACGGTGAAGACCATCGTGCAACTGGTCCCCGGCGACCGCATGCTGTCCATCCTGCCCCTGTCGCACACCTACGAATGCACGCTGGGCCTGGTGCTGCCGGTGCTGAACGGCGCGCACGTGTACTACATGGACAAGCCGCCCACGGCGCGCGCCCTGCTGCCCGCGCTGGCCCAGGTGCGGCCCACGGCCATGCTGTCGGTGCCGCTGGTCATCGAAAAGATCTTCAAGTCCGCCGTGCTGCCGAAGTTCACCGATACCTGGCTGAAGCGGCGGCTGTACGCACTGCCCTTCGTGCGGCGCAAGCTGCACGCGATCGCGGGCAAGAAGCTGCTGCAAACCTTTGGCGGCGCACTGCGCATCTTCTGCATCGGCGGCGCGGCCATCGCGCCCGACGTGGAACGCTTTCTGCGCGAGGCGGGCTTTCCGTACGCCATCGGCTACGGCCTGACTGAAACGTCTCCGCTTGTGGCGGGCTGCGGTCCGGCAGACACCCGCCTGACCGCCACCGGCTGGCCCCTGACCGGGGTGGAAGTGCGCATAGACGCGCCCGACCCGGCCACCGGCGAAGGCGAAATACTGGTGCGCGGCCCCAACGTGATGCGCGAATACGCCAAAGCGCCGGAGATCACCGCCTCCGTGTTCACCGAGGACGGGTGGTTCCGCACCGGCGACCTGGGCAAGTTCGACCGCGACGGCTACCTGTACATCAAGGGCAGGCTGAAGAACGTCATCGTGGGCCCCAGCGGCGAGAACATCTACCCCGAAGAGGTGGAAGCGATCATCCAGCAGTCGCCGTACGTGCTGGAATCGCTGGTGTTCCAGCTGGACGGCAGGCTGGCGGCGCGCATCCATCTGGACTACGCGCGGCTGGACGAGGAATTCGGCGGGCTGCCCGCCACCAAGGCCCGTGACAAGGTGGCCGCCCTGCTGGAAGAACTGCGCAACGAAGTGAACACCAAGGTGTCCACCTTCGCGCGGCTGCACAAGGTCATCGAGCAGACCGAACCCTTCGAGAAGACGCCCACCCACAAGATCAAGCGGTACCTGTACGTGGAGCAATAG
- a CDS encoding Dabb family protein, protein MLKHIVWWTLKDEAEGASAAENAAKMKAMLDPLMGKIPSLKGLEVSITFLGTTTEPVQIILVSTHDDAEGLKAYAEHPEHVQCVDFIKKIVASRKAIDFTV, encoded by the coding sequence ATGCTCAAGCACATCGTCTGGTGGACCCTGAAGGACGAGGCCGAAGGCGCCTCCGCCGCCGAGAACGCCGCCAAGATGAAGGCCATGCTCGACCCGCTCATGGGCAAGATTCCCAGCCTGAAAGGGCTGGAGGTGAGCATCACCTTCCTCGGCACCACCACCGAGCCGGTGCAGATCATCCTGGTGTCCACCCACGACGACGCCGAAGGGCTGAAGGCCTATGCCGAACACCCCGAGCACGTGCAATGCGTGGATTTCATCAAGAAGATCGTGGCCAGCCGCAAGGCCATCGACTTCACGGTGTAG
- a CDS encoding class I SAM-dependent methyltransferase, which yields MGCKGYFDAVADNWDTLRAGFFSGAVRDAACARAPLAPGQMAADVGAGTGFVTEALVARGVAVMALDANAAMLDVLRRKPFAAGGPGLPPVVCRVCEGNALPLPDGAVDHAFANMYLHHAEDPGAALREMARIVRPGGRVVLTDLDLHDNAFLLREHHDRWPGFRRDDVARWLGEAGLCDVRVEDAGGTCCATSACGCASASISIFVASGTR from the coding sequence ATGGGATGCAAGGGCTATTTCGATGCCGTGGCGGACAACTGGGACACCCTGCGCGCCGGGTTCTTTTCCGGGGCCGTGCGCGATGCGGCCTGCGCCCGGGCGCCGCTGGCCCCCGGCCAGATGGCGGCGGACGTCGGCGCGGGCACCGGCTTCGTCACCGAGGCGCTGGTGGCGCGGGGGGTGGCCGTCATGGCGCTGGACGCCAATGCGGCCATGCTGGACGTGCTGCGGCGCAAGCCCTTTGCGGCGGGCGGCCCCGGCCTGCCCCCGGTGGTCTGCCGGGTTTGCGAGGGCAACGCCCTGCCCCTGCCCGACGGCGCGGTGGACCACGCCTTCGCCAACATGTACCTGCACCATGCCGAAGACCCGGGCGCGGCCCTGCGCGAAATGGCCCGCATCGTCCGCCCCGGCGGGCGGGTGGTGCTGACCGACCTGGACCTGCACGACAACGCCTTTCTGTTGCGGGAACACCACGACCGCTGGCCGGGGTTCCGGCGCGATGACGTGGCCCGCTGGCTGGGCGAGGCGGGGCTGTGCGACGTGCGCGTGGAAGACGCGGGGGGCACCTGCTGCGCCACATCCGCCTGCGGGTGCGCCAGCGCCAGCATTTCCATCTTCGTGGCCTCGGGCACCAGGTAA
- a CDS encoding LysR family transcriptional regulator, whose protein sequence is MELYQLRTFAVVAETGNLTRAAERLHASPPAVSAHIRALEDELGVALFRRTPRGMELTDAGRDLRERAGTVLAGAEELRARALALRGEPEGEVTLALHAASHLLRVDAAHALLRQSAPRVRLRLSRAMSWEVVADLRSGILDAGFLYLADQAPAGGADGGAAGAPGDVTVPEGLAVTPLARIGLHVIGPLEWADALQSGTLAELAALPWLWVPCECPFCPVMERLFATVGVEPTVAAVAEQEDALCALAAGGAGLTVMVEAEARAAVAEGRLALREKPVAHVTLAFAAPAARAEEPALVALRGAVCAAWGVGSGSAVPTAR, encoded by the coding sequence ATGGAACTCTATCAGTTGCGCACCTTTGCCGTGGTGGCGGAGACCGGAAACCTGACCCGCGCGGCAGAACGGCTGCACGCCAGCCCGCCCGCCGTCAGCGCGCACATCCGCGCGCTGGAGGACGAACTGGGGGTGGCCCTGTTCCGGCGCACCCCGCGTGGCATGGAACTGACCGACGCCGGGCGCGACCTGCGCGAGCGGGCGGGCACGGTGCTGGCCGGGGCCGAGGAATTGCGGGCGCGCGCCCTGGCCCTGCGGGGCGAGCCGGAGGGTGAGGTGACTCTGGCCCTGCACGCGGCCTCGCACCTGTTGCGGGTGGACGCGGCGCACGCCCTGCTGCGCCAGTCCGCGCCCCGCGTGCGGCTGCGCCTGTCGCGCGCCATGAGTTGGGAAGTGGTGGCCGACCTGCGGTCAGGCATACTGGACGCGGGCTTTCTGTACCTGGCGGATCAGGCCCCGGCAGGTGGGGCAGATGGCGGGGCGGCTGGTGCGCCCGGCGACGTGACCGTGCCGGAAGGGCTGGCCGTGACGCCGCTGGCCCGGATCGGGCTGCACGTCATCGGCCCGCTGGAATGGGCGGATGCATTGCAATCGGGCACTCTGGCCGAACTGGCGGCCTTGCCCTGGCTGTGGGTGCCGTGCGAGTGCCCGTTCTGTCCGGTGATGGAGCGATTGTTCGCCACCGTGGGCGTGGAGCCCACCGTGGCCGCCGTGGCCGAGCAGGAGGACGCCCTGTGCGCCCTTGCCGCCGGAGGGGCCGGGCTGACGGTGATGGTCGAGGCCGAGGCGCGCGCCGCCGTGGCCGAAGGCCGCCTGGCCCTGCGCGAGAAGCCCGTGGCCCACGTGACGCTTGCCTTCGCGGCGCCCGCCGCACGGGCCGAGGAACCGGCCCTCGTGGCCCTGCGCGGGGCGGTGTGCGCCGCCTGGGGCGTGGGGAGCGGAAGCGCCGTCCCTACAGCACGCTGA
- the trhA gene encoding PAQR family membrane homeostasis protein TrhA — MVSSLRDPVSGLTHCIGALLAVLGTVLLVVRAASPLLPWHVVTFSVFGVSMVLLYTASTLYHWLPLPERGVRLMRRVDHSMIFVYIAATYTPICLIPLRGPWGWSLFGCVWAVAVAGIFTKVFWLHAPRWVSTGIYLGMGWMALVGIYPLVMNLQAGALAWLVAGGAFYSAGAVIYALKRPNRFRHFGFHEIFHLFVMAGSFCHFVVMYSYVSVL; from the coding sequence ATGGTGTCCAGCCTGCGCGACCCGGTCAGCGGCCTTACCCACTGCATCGGCGCGCTGCTGGCCGTGCTGGGCACGGTGCTGCTGGTGGTGCGCGCGGCATCGCCCCTGCTGCCGTGGCACGTGGTGACCTTTTCCGTCTTCGGGGTGTCCATGGTGCTGCTGTACACGGCCAGCACCCTGTACCACTGGCTGCCCCTGCCGGAACGGGGCGTGCGCCTGATGCGCCGCGTGGACCATTCCATGATCTTCGTCTACATCGCGGCCACCTACACGCCCATCTGCCTCATCCCGCTGCGCGGGCCGTGGGGCTGGTCGCTGTTCGGCTGCGTATGGGCGGTGGCCGTGGCGGGCATCTTCACCAAGGTGTTCTGGCTGCACGCGCCGCGCTGGGTGTCCACGGGCATCTACCTGGGCATGGGCTGGATGGCGCTGGTGGGCATCTACCCGCTGGTCATGAACCTGCAAGCCGGGGCGCTGGCCTGGCTGGTGGCGGGCGGCGCGTTCTATTCGGCGGGCGCGGTGATCTACGCGCTGAAGCGCCCCAACCGCTTCCGGCACTTCGGCTTCCACGAGATATTCCACCTGTTCGTGATGGCGGGTAGCTTCTGCCACTTCGTGGTCATGTATTCCTACGTCAGCGTGCTGTAG
- the ftsY gene encoding signal recognition particle-docking protein FtsY produces the protein MGFFSAIKKLWTPREPDAPTAAPNASATPSAAAPQEAAATPEPAVPGAPDIPASPGAPGAQDAPWRAELARALRQSEPRLSVWLGHVLTGVDEADDTLWERLRFLFAALETPEAEAEAFIADFRRWLAAMDYRYVGDFRSELQYRLALALDLEDEEDERNRLFLKLTEGLARTREQITGRIDALLASHGRIDDTFWEELEEILIMADVGFEPAMQLTGRLKERARKAGTDDPAAFRDLLREELQDIFRAPRRIAAVTPPEVVLMIGVNGVGKTTTIAKLAHRARMQGKKVLIAAADTFRAAAIEQLEVWAKRVGADFHAKTAGSDPAAVAFEAMDVALAGGYDIVFVDTAGRLHTKVNLMEELHKIRRILERKHPGAPHRSILVIDATTGQNALSQTKLFNEACGVDEIVLTKLDGTAKGGIVVAVAMQFGIPITFVGLGEKMEDLRPFDGGDFALALLGVGREEGRSDNE, from the coding sequence ATGGGTTTCTTCAGCGCCATCAAGAAATTGTGGACGCCCCGCGAGCCGGATGCGCCCACGGCAGCGCCAAACGCATCGGCAACCCCATCGGCAGCCGCGCCGCAGGAGGCCGCCGCAACGCCGGAACCGGCAGTCCCCGGCGCACCCGACATTCCGGCAAGCCCCGGCGCGCCCGGCGCACAGGACGCCCCCTGGCGGGCGGAGCTTGCCCGCGCCCTGCGCCAGTCCGAGCCGCGCCTTTCGGTGTGGCTGGGCCACGTGCTGACCGGCGTGGACGAGGCGGACGACACGCTGTGGGAACGGCTGCGCTTCCTGTTCGCCGCGCTGGAAACCCCGGAGGCCGAGGCCGAAGCCTTCATCGCCGACTTCCGGCGCTGGCTTGCCGCCATGGACTACCGCTACGTGGGCGACTTCCGCTCCGAACTGCAATACCGGCTGGCGCTTGCCCTTGACCTTGAAGACGAGGAGGACGAACGCAACCGCCTGTTCCTGAAGCTGACCGAGGGGCTTGCCCGCACGCGCGAGCAGATCACCGGGCGCATCGACGCACTGCTGGCCTCGCATGGCCGCATCGACGACACGTTCTGGGAAGAGCTGGAAGAAATCCTGATAATGGCGGACGTGGGCTTCGAGCCCGCCATGCAGTTGACGGGACGCCTGAAGGAACGCGCCCGCAAGGCCGGCACCGACGATCCCGCCGCCTTCCGCGACCTGCTGCGCGAGGAACTGCAGGACATCTTCCGCGCGCCGCGCCGCATCGCCGCCGTGACCCCGCCCGAGGTGGTGCTGATGATCGGCGTCAACGGCGTGGGCAAGACCACCACCATCGCCAAGCTGGCCCACCGCGCCCGCATGCAGGGCAAGAAGGTGCTCATCGCCGCGGCGGACACCTTCCGCGCGGCGGCCATCGAGCAGCTGGAAGTGTGGGCCAAGCGCGTGGGGGCGGACTTTCACGCCAAGACCGCCGGGTCCGACCCGGCAGCCGTGGCCTTCGAGGCCATGGACGTGGCCCTGGCGGGCGGCTACGACATCGTGTTCGTGGACACGGCGGGCCGCCTGCACACCAAGGTCAACCTGATGGAAGAACTGCACAAGATCCGCCGGATCCTGGAGCGCAAGCACCCCGGCGCGCCGCACCGCTCCATCCTGGTCATCGACGCCACCACCGGGCAGAACGCCCTGTCGCAGACCAAGCTGTTCAACGAAGCCTGCGGGGTGGACGAAATCGTGCTGACCAAGCTGGACGGCACGGCCAAGGGCGGCATCGTGGTGGCGGTGGCCATGCAGTTCGGCATTCCCATCACCTTCGTGGGCCTTGGCGAAAAGATGGAAGACCTGCGCCCCTTCGACGGCGGCGACTTTGCCCTGGCCCTGCTGGGCGTGGGCCGCGAAGAAGGCCGGTCGGACAACGAATAG
- a CDS encoding ATP-binding protein, whose product MSNTTASKGISVPDIIKGRSLSRDLTVSLVVMVLVVVAALFSFVYVQISRDMLHEVDRKADEYITRLADILSIPMWNFDARTMDQIGSVFAQYELINEIHIEDAQGNTLFRVRKGADADATVFRERAVRFESEVIGRVSMVVTLQEYRRSLERLLKASALIMGSVLVVLLASTGMLLRVFLRRPLEALRSGMDQIARGDFAYDMGSIAHAELAQIAENFSRMCSQVEQRENELHAINTKLQDEIQSRRQTELALRASEERYALVVGGTSDGIWDWDLVTNTVYFSPRWKSIIGYEDHEVPNRLEEWKVRVHPDDLDVVLHAHDDYLARRVPEFQVEYRMRHKDDSYRWILGRGAALWDVNGVPVRMAGAHTDITTRKEVEQELREAKNNLDNILNAMPSIIVGVDQSGSITLWNRTAERVTSLSRDAVLGRPVGEALPDFGFLLDEIRRSIAEGGTIALDKTPVPGPGVTRYFDIVIYPVVSRGSFGAVVRLDDTTGRIRIEEMMVQTEKMLSVGGLAAGMAHEINNPLGGILQGAQNIQRRLDPDFAPNVVAAEESGCSMDSIRGYLDRRGILRFLEGIRESGNRAANIVSNMLEFSRRSESRWQRVSLPYLVDRTLELAANDYDLKKKYDFRHIDIVRDFAADLPDLPCMPTEIEQVLLNLFKNAAQAMHLRGDRPDPPRISVSLRHEGGMLRIDVADNGPGMEEEVRRRVFEPFFTTKSVGEGTGLGLSVSYFIITTNHGGTFTVESEPGRGTVFTLRLPVDQRHVTT is encoded by the coding sequence ATGAGCAACACCACCGCCAGCAAAGGAATCTCCGTCCCGGACATCATCAAGGGGCGTTCGCTGTCGCGCGACCTCACCGTGAGCCTCGTGGTGATGGTGCTGGTGGTGGTGGCGGCGCTGTTCTCGTTCGTCTACGTGCAGATTTCGCGCGACATGCTGCACGAGGTGGACCGCAAGGCCGACGAATACATCACCCGCCTGGCCGACATCCTGTCCATTCCCATGTGGAACTTCGACGCGCGCACCATGGACCAGATCGGTTCGGTGTTCGCGCAGTACGAACTGATCAACGAAATCCACATCGAGGACGCCCAGGGCAATACCCTGTTCCGGGTGCGCAAGGGCGCGGACGCCGACGCCACCGTGTTTCGCGAACGGGCCGTGCGCTTCGAGTCGGAAGTCATTGGCCGGGTGTCCATGGTGGTCACCCTGCAAGAGTACCGGCGCAGCCTGGAGCGGCTGCTGAAGGCCAGCGCCCTTATCATGGGCAGCGTGCTGGTGGTGCTGCTGGCTTCCACCGGGATGCTGCTGCGCGTGTTTCTGCGCCGCCCGCTGGAGGCGCTGCGATCCGGCATGGACCAGATAGCCAGGGGCGATTTTGCCTACGACATGGGGTCCATCGCCCATGCCGAACTGGCCCAGATCGCCGAGAATTTTTCGCGCATGTGCAGCCAGGTGGAGCAGCGCGAAAACGAACTGCACGCCATCAACACCAAGTTGCAGGACGAGATACAAAGCCGCCGCCAGACGGAACTGGCCCTGCGCGCCAGCGAGGAACGCTACGCCCTGGTGGTGGGCGGCACCAGCGACGGCATCTGGGACTGGGATCTCGTCACCAACACCGTCTATTTTTCGCCGCGCTGGAAATCCATCATCGGCTACGAAGACCACGAAGTGCCCAACCGGCTGGAAGAGTGGAAGGTGCGGGTGCACCCCGACGACCTGGATGTCGTGCTGCACGCCCACGACGACTACCTTGCCCGCCGCGTGCCCGAGTTTCAGGTGGAATACCGCATGCGCCACAAGGACGACAGCTACCGCTGGATCCTGGGGCGCGGCGCGGCCCTGTGGGACGTCAACGGGGTGCCCGTGCGCATGGCCGGGGCCCATACCGACATCACCACCCGCAAGGAAGTGGAGCAGGAACTGCGCGAGGCCAAGAACAACCTCGACAACATCCTGAACGCCATGCCCTCGATCATCGTGGGGGTTGACCAGTCCGGCAGCATCACCCTGTGGAACCGCACGGCGGAACGCGTCACCAGCCTGTCGCGCGACGCAGTGCTCGGTCGCCCCGTGGGCGAGGCCCTGCCCGACTTCGGCTTTCTGCTGGACGAAATCCGCCGGTCCATCGCCGAGGGCGGCACCATTGCGCTGGACAAGACGCCCGTGCCCGGTCCCGGGGTCACCCGCTACTTCGACATCGTCATCTACCCCGTGGTTTCGCGGGGCAGCTTTGGCGCCGTGGTGCGCCTGGACGACACCACCGGACGCATCCGCATCGAGGAGATGATGGTGCAGACCGAAAAGATGTTGTCGGTGGGCGGGCTTGCGGCGGGCATGGCGCACGAGATCAACAACCCCCTCGGCGGCATCCTGCAAGGGGCGCAGAACATCCAGCGCAGGCTGGACCCGGACTTCGCTCCCAACGTGGTGGCGGCTGAAGAGTCGGGCTGCTCCATGGATTCCATCCGGGGCTACCTGGACCGCCGGGGCATCCTGCGTTTTCTGGAAGGCATCCGCGAATCGGGCAACCGCGCGGCCAACATCGTGTCCAACATGCTGGAATTCAGCCGCCGCAGCGAATCGCGCTGGCAGCGGGTGTCGCTGCCCTATCTGGTGGACCGCACTCTGGAACTGGCGGCCAACGACTACGACCTGAAGAAGAAGTACGACTTCCGGCACATCGACATCGTGCGCGACTTTGCCGCAGACCTGCCCGACCTGCCCTGCATGCCCACCGAAATCGAGCAGGTGCTGCTGAACCTGTTCAAGAACGCCGCCCAGGCCATGCACCTGCGCGGCGACAGGCCCGACCCGCCGCGCATCTCGGTAAGCCTGCGCCACGAAGGCGGCATGCTGCGCATTGATGTGGCCGACAACGGCCCCGGCATGGAAGAGGAGGTGCGGCGCAGGGTGTTCGAGCCGTTCTTCACCACCAAGAGCGTGGGCGAGGGGACGGGCCTGGGGCTTTCGGTGTCGTACTTCATCATCACCACCAACCACGGCGGCACCTTTACCGTGGAATCCGAGCCGGGCCGGGGCACCGTGTTCACCCTGCGGTTGCCGGTGGATCAGCGCCACGTGACGACGTAG